A genome region from Pirellulales bacterium includes the following:
- a CDS encoding sodium:solute symporter family protein translates to MNLTYIDWAIMLVYFVFVLGIGFMLRRTTRSSTDFFLSGRSLPAWVTGLAFISANLGALEVIGMGASGAQYGIATSHFYWIGAIPAMVFVGIFMMPFYYGSRARSVPEYLKLRFDEKTRAWNAATFAVMTVFASGMSMFVMAKLIVTLKIFDGLFAWLNLPPKYIFDTSIVVTALIVLVYIFMAGLTSAIYNEVLQFFLIVAGFLPLVVLGLINVGGWEGLKQKVPDFVHSWSGPSVETMAGFRPPGGTPTGPQDMWMVWIGLAMGLGFVLSFGYWCTDFLVIQRAMAADSMSAARRTPLIAAIPKMFFPALVIVPGIIAVVVPMRGDMQGISPEAAAANAQMAAQDQVLPKGLIPVILNEETKKPELDYNMAIPNMLLQYFPTGLLGLGLTALLASFMSGMAGNVTAFNTVWTYDIYQAYIHPGASDRHYLWMGRFTTIWGIALSVATAYVAARFNNIMNMLQLVFGFVNAPLFATFLLGMFWKRTTGHGAFFGLLAGTAAAAIHVALTLPAGAAVGLQGGWISVTHTYPSEMARNFWGAIYAFAACFIVTIVLSLLTKPREDRELVGLVYSLTERPKDDARTWYQRPAALGIVVLALVVVLNVIFR, encoded by the coding sequence ATGAATTTAACGTACATCGACTGGGCCATCATGCTGGTGTACTTCGTGTTCGTGCTGGGCATAGGTTTTATGCTCCGGCGCACCACTCGCAGCAGCACCGATTTTTTTCTTTCCGGTCGCTCCTTGCCGGCCTGGGTTACTGGTTTGGCATTTATTTCCGCCAATCTCGGCGCGTTGGAAGTGATTGGTATGGGCGCATCTGGGGCGCAATACGGAATCGCCACCAGCCATTTTTATTGGATCGGCGCGATTCCCGCGATGGTTTTTGTGGGCATTTTTATGATGCCGTTTTACTATGGTTCCAGGGCCCGGTCGGTGCCGGAATATTTGAAGCTTCGCTTCGACGAGAAGACGCGGGCCTGGAACGCCGCGACGTTTGCCGTGATGACGGTTTTTGCCTCCGGCATGTCGATGTTTGTGATGGCCAAACTGATTGTGACGCTGAAAATTTTTGACGGATTATTTGCCTGGCTGAATCTGCCGCCAAAATACATTTTTGATACGAGCATCGTTGTTACGGCGCTGATCGTGTTGGTTTACATCTTCATGGCCGGCCTTACCAGCGCAATTTACAACGAGGTGCTGCAGTTTTTTCTAATTGTGGCCGGCTTTTTGCCGTTGGTGGTGCTGGGCCTTATCAACGTCGGAGGCTGGGAAGGGTTGAAACAAAAAGTACCGGATTTTGTGCATTCGTGGTCCGGCCCCAGCGTGGAGACAATGGCTGGTTTTCGCCCGCCGGGAGGAACTCCTACCGGCCCGCAGGATATGTGGATGGTTTGGATTGGCTTGGCCATGGGGCTGGGATTTGTATTGTCGTTTGGATATTGGTGCACCGATTTTTTGGTGATTCAGCGAGCAATGGCGGCCGATTCGATGTCGGCAGCCCGTCGTACTCCGCTGATTGCCGCCATACCCAAAATGTTTTTTCCGGCGTTAGTGATTGTCCCGGGGATTATTGCTGTCGTGGTGCCCATGCGTGGTGACATGCAAGGCATTTCTCCCGAGGCGGCGGCGGCGAATGCTCAGATGGCGGCCCAAGATCAGGTTTTGCCGAAAGGGCTTATTCCTGTCATCCTGAATGAAGAAACGAAAAAGCCGGAACTGGACTACAACATGGCGATTCCCAATATGTTGCTGCAATATTTTCCGACCGGATTGTTGGGATTGGGGCTGACGGCGCTGTTGGCCAGCTTCATGTCGGGCATGGCGGGGAACGTGACGGCATTCAACACGGTGTGGACTTACGACATTTATCAAGCCTATATCCACCCCGGGGCAAGCGACCGGCATTATTTGTGGATGGGACGGTTCACCACGATCTGGGGAATTGCGCTATCCGTGGCCACGGCGTATGTGGCCGCGCGGTTCAACAACATTATGAACATGCTGCAGCTTGTTTTTGGATTTGTTAACGCACCCTTGTTCGCCACGTTCTTGCTCGGTATGTTTTGGAAGCGAACGACAGGCCACGGCGCTTTTTTCGGTCTGCTGGCAGGGACCGCAGCTGCAGCAATCCACGTGGCATTGACGTTGCCCGCCGGCGCCGCGGTTGGTTTGCAAGGTGGATGGATCAGCGTGACGCACACGTATCCCAGCGAGATGGCGCGAAACTTCTGGGGCGCCATTTATGCGTTCGCCGCTTGCTTTATCGTTACCATTGTCCTTAGCTTGCTGACCAAACCCCGTGAGGATCGAGAACTCGTCGGTCTAGTTTATTCTTTGACCGAACGTCCTAAAGACGATGCCCGAACTTGGTATCAACGGCCGGCGGCGCTGGGAATTGTCGTCTTAGCGCTGGTCGTCGTACTCAACGTGATTTTCCGCTAA
- a CDS encoding VOC family protein, which translates to MKLCERAIFTDKVDAVVNFYERLLNAKPVFRDEGIAIFREAGVQLLIHKLYQPEPQWPPCENHVGFAVSNLDEAVAELGQRGIAVEIPARNYDWGRAAYLRDPAGHLLELHEETA; encoded by the coding sequence ATGAAGCTCTGCGAACGGGCAATCTTTACCGACAAGGTAGATGCCGTAGTGAATTTCTACGAGCGGCTGTTGAATGCCAAGCCCGTGTTTCGCGACGAAGGCATAGCAATTTTTAGAGAGGCTGGCGTGCAGCTTCTCATTCACAAGCTTTACCAGCCCGAGCCGCAATGGCCGCCCTGCGAAAATCATGTGGGCTTTGCGGTAAGCAATCTGGATGAGGCAGTCGCAGAACTCGGACAGAGGGGAATTGCTGTTGAAATCCCCGCCCGAAATTACGATTGGGGCCGGGCGGCCTATTTGCGCGATCCGGCCGGGCATTTGCTGGAGTTGCACGAAGAGACGGCATGA
- the galE gene encoding UDP-glucose 4-epimerase GalE, translated as MSVLVTGGAGYIGSVVVEQLVQSGEQVVVFDNLYQGHREAVHPQATLIEGNLANRTAIDQALSQHKPHTVMHFASHTLVGESMKHPFQYLGENVTNGLNLLQSMVQYGVKKFILSSTANLFDAPKKMPIDEDEQLVAGSPYGESKFILERMLYWLDKIHGLRYAALRYFNAAGATAERGEDHHPELHLIPIVLQVALGQRESVTIFGSDYPTPDGTCVRDYIHVADLAQAHILAMKAIDQKSRVYNLGNGQGFSVKQVIETARKITGHAIPVQNGARRPGDPAVLIASSEKIRKELNWQPKYPELHSIIESAWNWHKKNPHGYSGKPKRENT; from the coding sequence ATGTCGGTTCTTGTGACAGGCGGCGCGGGTTACATTGGCAGCGTGGTTGTGGAGCAATTGGTGCAATCGGGAGAACAAGTTGTCGTGTTCGACAATTTGTATCAAGGCCACCGGGAAGCCGTTCATCCTCAGGCCACGCTCATCGAAGGCAATCTGGCGAATCGGACGGCTATCGATCAAGCACTTTCTCAGCACAAGCCGCACACGGTCATGCATTTTGCTTCGCACACTTTAGTGGGCGAATCGATGAAGCATCCGTTTCAATATCTTGGGGAAAACGTAACCAATGGCTTGAACCTGCTGCAAAGCATGGTGCAGTATGGCGTGAAGAAATTCATTTTGTCGTCCACGGCCAATTTGTTCGATGCGCCGAAAAAAATGCCCATTGATGAGGACGAACAGCTTGTGGCGGGCAGTCCGTATGGCGAATCGAAATTCATTTTAGAACGCATGCTGTATTGGTTGGATAAAATTCACGGGCTGCGCTACGCTGCCCTGAGATACTTCAACGCGGCGGGCGCCACGGCGGAGCGGGGCGAAGACCATCATCCCGAGTTGCATCTCATTCCGATTGTGCTGCAAGTGGCGCTGGGGCAACGCGAATCGGTTACGATTTTTGGCAGCGACTATCCCACGCCGGATGGAACCTGTGTACGAGATTACATTCACGTGGCTGATCTGGCCCAAGCCCATATTCTGGCGATGAAAGCCATCGACCAGAAAAGTCGCGTCTATAACTTGGGCAATGGGCAAGGTTTCAGCGTGAAGCAAGTGATTGAAACGGCACGTAAAATCACCGGCCACGCAATTCCGGTTCAGAATGGCGCGCGCCGGCCAGGGGACCCGGCAGTGTTGATTGCCAGCAGCGAAAAAATCCGCAAAGAGTTAAACTGGCAGCCGAAATATCCGGAGCTGCACAGCATTATTGAATCGGCATGGAACTGGCACAAAAAAAACCCGCACGGTTATAGTGGAAAGCCCAAACGGGAGAATACATGA
- a CDS encoding UDP-glucose--hexose-1-phosphate uridylyltransferase: MNVQDHPHRRLNALTGDWILVSPHRTQRPWQGKRESVAADNYPPYDPTCYLCPGNARAAGVQNPKYTETFVFTNDFPALLPEFAPAGASGLAQEDSPTQGLLRRENVAGTCRVICFSPRHDLTLPKMPLADIRKVIDVWSEQIEELGKTYRWVQVFENKGEVMGCSNPHPHGQIWASNQLPNEPAKEDQQQRDYLQRHGTKLLLDYLQLEQEQQQRIVVENEHWVAVVPYWATWPFETLLLPRQAVLRLPDLNAVQRAALADALKRLLSKYDQLFETSFPYSMGWHGAPTAAGDWFHWQLHAHFYPPLLRSATVKKFMVGYEMLAEAQRDLTPEQAAQRLRELSESKEG, encoded by the coding sequence ATGAATGTTCAAGACCATCCTCATCGCAGATTGAACGCGCTGACCGGCGATTGGATATTGGTTTCGCCGCATCGCACCCAGCGACCGTGGCAGGGAAAGCGCGAAAGCGTGGCAGCCGATAACTACCCACCATACGATCCAACTTGCTATCTTTGTCCTGGAAACGCCCGTGCCGCGGGAGTGCAGAATCCAAAATATACCGAAACGTTTGTGTTCACAAACGATTTCCCAGCGCTGTTGCCGGAGTTTGCGCCTGCGGGCGCAAGCGGCTTGGCACAAGAGGATTCTCCGACCCAAGGTTTGCTACGGCGTGAGAATGTTGCCGGAACGTGCCGGGTCATTTGCTTTTCGCCGCGGCATGATCTCACGTTGCCGAAAATGCCGCTCGCGGACATTCGGAAAGTAATCGACGTGTGGTCGGAGCAAATCGAAGAACTGGGAAAAACCTATCGCTGGGTGCAAGTTTTCGAGAATAAGGGAGAGGTGATGGGCTGCTCGAATCCTCATCCCCACGGCCAAATTTGGGCCAGCAATCAATTGCCTAACGAGCCGGCCAAGGAAGATCAGCAGCAGCGCGACTATTTGCAGCGGCACGGTACTAAGCTGCTTTTAGATTACTTGCAACTCGAACAAGAGCAGCAGCAACGAATTGTCGTTGAGAACGAACACTGGGTGGCCGTAGTGCCGTATTGGGCCACATGGCCGTTCGAAACGCTGCTCTTGCCTCGGCAAGCGGTATTGCGCCTGCCCGATTTGAATGCAGTGCAGCGCGCTGCTTTGGCCGACGCACTCAAACGGCTGCTTAGCAAATACGATCAACTGTTTGAAACCTCCTTTCCTTACTCGATGGGTTGGCACGGCGCACCGACGGCGGCGGGAGATTGGTTTCATTGGCAGTTGCACGCACATTTTTATCCGCCTCTGTTGCGCTCGGCGACCGTCAAAAAATTTATGGTCGGCTATGAAATGCTGGCCGAAGCGCAGCGTGATTTAACTCCCGAGCAGGCAGCCCAGCGCTTGCGTGAACTTTCAGAATCCAAAGAAGGGTAA
- the galK gene encoding galactokinase: MPEAIAALETATNSADQLREEAANEFRRRYSREPQYLAIAPGRVNIIGEHTDYNGGFVLPMAIERYVVIAAAKSTDHRGGDGQPAASVFSMNKQEAATLQVAGKISPGPVTWSSYVQGVIAGFVARGFSVPAFEAVILSNVPLGGGLSSSAALEVATATLLEAMLGKSLEPVQKALLCQEAEHQYAGVPCGIMDQFSSVLCTADHLMLLDCRSQQAKLVPFTAADVTVLIANSNVKHELTGGEYAQRRVQCEAAAKVLGVDTLRDATVAHLEAARDKLGNVNYRRARHVIGEIDRTEKAALAISAGRWNEVGQLMYASHNSLSDDYEVSCAELDLLVALAQEIGQDGAVIGSRMTGGGFGGCTVSLVKSSAAANVAQLLYDRYHKQTGIKPALFTSRPAQGARAFPSRPL, from the coding sequence ATGCCAGAAGCAATTGCAGCACTTGAGACGGCTACCAATTCCGCGGACCAACTTCGGGAAGAAGCGGCAAATGAATTCCGCCGACGGTATTCGCGTGAGCCACAGTATCTGGCGATTGCGCCTGGGCGGGTCAACATCATCGGAGAGCACACCGATTATAACGGCGGATTTGTGTTGCCGATGGCGATTGAACGGTACGTGGTGATTGCCGCAGCCAAGTCGACAGATCACCGCGGCGGCGATGGCCAACCAGCCGCAAGCGTTTTCAGCATGAACAAGCAGGAAGCTGCAACGCTGCAAGTGGCGGGGAAAATTTCGCCCGGCCCAGTTACTTGGTCCAGCTACGTGCAGGGGGTAATCGCGGGTTTTGTGGCGCGCGGCTTTAGCGTGCCGGCCTTCGAGGCCGTGATTCTGTCCAATGTGCCGTTGGGCGGAGGATTATCGAGCAGCGCAGCCTTGGAAGTGGCCACCGCCACGCTTTTGGAGGCGATGCTCGGCAAATCGCTGGAGCCAGTGCAAAAAGCGCTGTTGTGCCAGGAAGCAGAACATCAATATGCCGGCGTGCCCTGCGGAATAATGGATCAATTCAGCAGTGTGCTGTGCACCGCCGATCATTTGATGCTGTTGGATTGCCGATCGCAACAAGCAAAACTCGTCCCGTTTACTGCTGCCGATGTCACCGTGCTGATCGCCAATAGCAACGTCAAGCACGAATTGACCGGCGGCGAATATGCCCAACGTCGTGTTCAATGCGAGGCGGCGGCTAAAGTATTGGGCGTGGATACACTGCGCGATGCAACCGTGGCACACTTGGAAGCAGCGCGAGACAAACTGGGAAACGTAAACTACCGTCGCGCGCGCCATGTGATCGGGGAAATTGACCGGACCGAAAAAGCTGCCTTGGCCATTAGCGCGGGCCGCTGGAACGAAGTGGGACAGTTAATGTACGCCAGCCACAATTCGCTGAGTGATGATTACGAAGTTAGTTGCGCAGAGTTAGATTTGCTGGTTGCTTTGGCTCAGGAAATTGGCCAAGACGGAGCCGTAATCGGCTCCCGCATGACGGGCGGCGGCTTTGGCGGCTGCACCGTCAGCCTGGTGAAGAGCAGTGCGGCGGCAAATGTTGCGCAGCTGCTTTACGACCGCTACCACAAACAAACGGGCATTAAGCCAGCGCTGTTCACCAGCCGACCGGCGCAAGGCGCTCGAGCTTTTCCCAGCCGGCCGTTATGA
- a CDS encoding inositol monophosphatase family protein, which produces MDDYLPTCEHAARAGGQVLLDWIGRFAAREKAPADLVTEADVASQEEIRRILLTAYPKHAFLGEEGSPMGPADAEYRWLVDPLDGTTNYVHQIPHYCVSVALERQGELICGVVYDPVSQECFTAQAGRGAHRNGCKLAVSEVEQIDRAVVVVSLPPKMTPQSRELAEMLRMAVAAQAIRRTGSAALNLAYVAAGRFDAYWGGNTKPWDVAAGALLIHEAGGIITNYSGGPLDLNAPRFVAAATMPLHEQMLRLVGDKC; this is translated from the coding sequence ATGGACGATTATCTACCGACATGCGAACACGCCGCCCGGGCCGGGGGGCAGGTGCTTTTGGATTGGATCGGCCGATTTGCCGCCCGAGAGAAGGCCCCCGCCGATTTGGTCACGGAAGCCGATGTGGCCAGCCAGGAAGAAATCCGGCGGATATTACTGACGGCGTATCCAAAGCACGCGTTTCTCGGCGAGGAAGGAAGCCCGATGGGCCCGGCCGATGCTGAGTATCGTTGGCTTGTTGATCCGCTCGACGGAACCACCAACTACGTGCATCAGATTCCGCATTATTGCGTTTCTGTAGCCCTGGAGCGGCAAGGTGAACTGATTTGCGGAGTGGTATACGATCCGGTGTCGCAGGAGTGCTTTACGGCCCAAGCGGGTCGAGGAGCACATCGGAATGGGTGCAAACTTGCCGTCAGCGAGGTGGAGCAAATCGACCGGGCAGTGGTCGTTGTCAGTTTGCCGCCGAAGATGACTCCTCAGTCTCGTGAACTGGCCGAAATGCTGCGCATGGCAGTAGCTGCGCAGGCGATTCGCCGCACCGGCTCGGCCGCACTGAATTTAGCGTATGTCGCCGCCGGACGTTTTGATGCCTATTGGGGCGGGAACACCAAACCCTGGGACGTGGCGGCCGGGGCATTATTAATTCACGAAGCTGGTGGCATCATTACGAATTACAGCGGCGGGCCGCTGGATTTAAACGCTCCTCGGTTTGTGGCTGCCGCCACCATGCCGCTGCACGAACAAATGCTGCGCTTGGTCGGAGATAAGTGTTGA